tcagtatgttttttattacagttgtcgtcatcatcacttaatttttatttagttttcgtctAGTTTTCATCAGTAGAAACTTGTTCATCACAAAAATGATGACAAAGATTTTTTGTCAACGAAATTAACACTGGTTCAAACAATCTTTAAACTTTATTCTTTTGTCCTCCATGGAAGAAATAAGTCTGTTTTCATTTTTCGGTGAACAATTCTCCAATTATAATGATGTATTGTAACTAGTTTACCAAAACATATCTGATCATATCTTTTgttttttctatctttctttctccAACCTAGTCTGTTTTTGCTACTGTACAGTGTTAAAGTAAAACATTCAGGTCCATTGACATTAATATGCATTAACTTTCCACATTAATTGATTGTTTTCTTACATATTTCCAGCCCAGTGTGGTTTTGCAGTTTTCGCAGTAGATATCGGCCACCGCATGAAGCCCTGTAAGCAAAACCCTCTCCTCTGCGGGACCACATCCCACATTCACCCTGAGGAGACCAGAGACACACGGTCAGGCACAGGAAGCTGCAGGTTGGTGGAAGTGAGGTAAACATGACCACTACATCACTATTCAAAGGTCAGGGGTCAATAAGATTTAGATGTGCCTGATATTTGTATTAACCAGGGATGCATTAAACAGATTAAAAGTTATATTAAAAACATGTATTCATTAGAGATTGGCCAAAGTATTAGACAATAATCTATATCAGCTAGTAGCTATTTTTTAGCCATACAATCATCGATCTGTGAATGTTTACACAATAATAAGGGGTCTAATTTATAAAAGTGGCGTATGCACAAAATAGGGTTAATACAAGGGTGTGCCACTTCCCAAACAATATTTGTGatccataaaaaaacaacaacttgacAGTGGAATGAGTGCAGCTTTAAGTAAACATGTTTAACCTCAAACTAATTTAAagcatcatatgagccataatcattaatcaaaaattaaaaatgtattgtgtgtGGGGAACTTTAGGAAGGTTTCTACGCACGGTTTTTATAAACGAGACCCCAGGGCCTGTTATTTCtgacaatgacaaaaaatatcagtaaaaaaACTATTGTTTGTTAGCTCTGGACTGGTAAAAGTATTCCAGAGGTGGAGTGGCAGACACGGCAAAGAATATAACAAATTTGCCAAAGCTCTTTTAAGATATCACTCTCTCTATCAGATATCTATTTATAATTCAAATAACTACTTCTTTTTATCTTTCCATTTATTAAAGAATCCCTAGAAATGAAACGCACTGTGCTATGTTTGTACAGTTTTTTATGGAAAAATATGAATATTGGAAATTGATTGATACCACACCTTTGTGTGAGATATATATAGAGCACGTGAAAAAGCACATCCCCATTtttcctcagaaaacatatttttaaaggtcccgttgacttgacattttcacCATATGGCGATAACAACCAAAGTAATCcatacacacaaataaactaTTAGTTTAGAAATCAGGTTACtggaaataaaatacaaagacatgacacacacagacttcaacagagtctaAAAATATTCATGGTGCTGTATATCTTGTCTATCAACTCTGAtctttacttattttcttttgcattcaagtcaggtgattggctgggccaatCTAGCAGCTTtactttctttctctgaaaccaatTGAGAGTTTCCTTGACAGGGTTTGGGATCATTGGCTTTATCATCTGGCAATGCAAGTGTTGGGTCTGAAGCCACTAATATTCATTTCCACTGACAATAACtacagagatttcagctgctgtctgggctttccatgcctttttacaccttccattcttcatgtgctcaatacttttcccctgtgtttcattttattacatacagtataaattaatttctaaactaattagttaTTTTTTCGGTGTTTATGGATTACTTTAGTTATTACTGTCATCTGACCAaactttcaagtcaacagcacctttataaactgttttgtgaaaaatattctgaagttttcaacatttattttacccgcTGCATAAATGTATCAATTATCCaagtaaaaacacagaaataACTTACACAGAGTTGAACAGATATGCTCTGCCCTGACTTCCTTGAAAGGACTGTAGAAAAAAAGAGACACATTCTTTTGAGAATTGATCTTCAATCACTTACATCATGTTAAACTAAAACTACATGATCTATCCTGTGTTGAAGACCATCCAGAGCAGAACTGATATGGCATTAAACAGCGTGTTACTGCCGTCTGTGATACtccaaacaaacatgttttttttttatctcgctGTTCTCTTGTCGTCAAGTGGTTATCTCTCACCTTGGAGATGAGCTCGTCGTGGTTAGCCAGGTGTGCTCTGCAGTGGATGCAGCTGTAGGTGCGGTGGCAGTTGGGCAGGTACGCCTGAAAGGTTTTGGAGCGCGTCATGGTGACCATGGGCCGGGTCGGCGGGCGGTGCAAGAAGGGGCTGCCGGCCCAGGTCGGCTCACAAGGGAAGCACCGCAACACACAGGTGAGGGCCGTGGTGGGGCGGGGTGGGAGGTATACACCtgtgagcaaacacacacacacacaaaactgtggggattgcattgtattgtttatttgagAGACATCTGAATCAAACAGTGCCTTGAGTTTGGAGGAAATCTACAACACCACTGAATCTACAATGTGAATCATAtagtttgtaaattaattaatctTATAAGAAagacttattaataaagtaattattaatGTAGTTCAAATTATTACTTACCAAGTGACTCTAATGAACTGTTCATTTTTAGTGGAGTCCAAAACAGAAAGTTACATGAGAGCTATAGAGAAGTATACAAGTTATGCTTCCAGTCCAATATAGTTTTCAATAATTACAAGAAGTATCAAATGAAAGTGTTATAAGGTAAAAGACTGAGTGAAAGAACTACAATTCCATGAAGCAATATGATCAATTGATGATCTAAACTTCATGGAGAAAATATctaaatgtttacacacacaaacacctataTCATGGGAATGAGTAGAGTCAGACATATCATTTGGCGTTCCATGTtgctgctctctgattggtggatttttCTGTACAGGGTCATGGGTACTATAGTTtttctgcacattttttttttttttgctattaaacatgcttgtttttttaactaaatcaaactaaataaaGAATTACAGAATTTATTGCAAATGATCAAAAACTTCAATTAATTAATCGCTTAACCACCTCACAACAATGATCTCACAACTTGATCTCACAACAAGTGACATACAGTCTTTAAAGATgatatatttattgttaattaggTTTTACTTGGCTGTTGCACTCTACTGGTAAATTCCACTCCCTGATATTTGCCTATTTATTTC
This genomic interval from Danio aesculapii chromosome 15, fDanAes4.1, whole genome shotgun sequence contains the following:
- the ypel2b gene encoding protein yippee-like 1, translated to MVTMTRSKTFQAYLPNCHRTYSCIHCRAHLANHDELISKSFQGSQGRAYLFNSVVNVGCGPAEERVLLTGLHAVADIYCENCKTTLGWKYEHAFESSQKYKEGKFIIELAHMIKDNGWD